Within the Gloeobacter kilaueensis JS1 genome, the region TCGCCCGCGCCGTAGGCCAGCACCTGGGGCGAAGGTTCTTTGACCAGCATCAGCTTGACGACGCGCACGTAGTAGTAGATCGAGGCTACCGAGGTAACCAGGCCAAAGAAGACCAGCGTGTATGCCTGGGACTGCACCGCCGCCCAGAACAGGTACAGTTTGCCGAAGAAACCGGCCAGCGGCGGAATCCCGGCCAGCGAGAGCAAGCAGAGGCTCAGTACCAGGGTGAGGAACGGATCTTTCTGGTAGAGGCCACTGTAGGCGGTGATCTCGTCGGTGCCGGTGCGCAGGCTAAAAAGCACTACCGCCATGAACGCCCCCAGGTTCATAAACAGGTAGGTGCCGATGTAGATGATCATGCTGCTGTAGCCCTGGGGGGTGCCGATCGCAAGGCCAATCATCACGTAGCCTGCCTGGGCAATCGAACTGTAGGCGAGCATCCGCTTCATGCTCGTCTGGGCGATGGCGACGACGTTGCCGAGCACCATGCTGAGGATCGCAAGCAGCACGAACAGCGTCTGCCACTGTCCGGTAAATGCCGGGTAGGCGGAGGTGAGAAAGCGGATGGCCAGGGCAAAACCGGCGGCCTTGGAGCCGACGGACAAAAAGGCGACCACCGGCGTCGGCGAACCTTCGTAGACATCCGGCGTCCACTGGTGAAAGGGCACCGCCGCGATCTTGAAGCAGATGCCGGCCACCACCAATACCAGCGACAGCAGGGCCGGAAAACCCAGATCGACGATGCGCGGCGCAATTTCTAATAGCCGTGTCTGGCCGCCGGAAAATCCGTACAGCAGCGACAGGCCGTACAAAAAGATGCCCGAGGAGGCAGAACCGATGAGCAAATATTTGAGCGATGCCTCGTTGGAGCGCTTGTCGAGCTTGGTGTAACCGGCGAGCAGATAACTGGTGATACTCAATAGCTCCAGCGCCACGAAGATCATCACCATCTCGGAGGCTCCCGAGAGCAGCATCGCCCCGAGCACCGCTCCCAGGAGCAGCTCATAAAATTCTGCTGTCGTCAGGCTGGTGCGGTCGATGTAGCGAATCGACATCAGCACCGTGAGGGCCGCCGACAACAGCACAAAGGCGCGAAAGGCGACGCTCAGCGGATCGGCGGTGAAGCTGCCTAAAAAACTGTCGGGATTGGCGATAATCCACTGCGGCAACAGCAGGGCCGTAGCGATTCCCAATCCCAAAAGCGTGATGTAGGGCAGCGCCCTGGCGACTTTGCGGCCAGCGGTCAAGTCTACCAGCAGCAGGACGACCAGGGTAATCGTGACGGCGTACTCGGGCCAGAGTACACCGGCGTTGAGAGCGGCAAAGTCGATGTTCATGGGCTGGAAGCGGACGCTCCCCCAGAGCTTTTCTCTGTCATCGTACTGTAGTTTACCGGTAGTCTCGGCAATGCTGCCGGTGTGCTATCGTGAACGCTAA harbors:
- a CDS encoding NAD(P)H-quinone oxidoreductase subunit N; the encoded protein is MNIDFAALNAGVLWPEYAVTITLVVLLLVDLTAGRKVARALPYITLLGLGIATALLLPQWIIANPDSFLGSFTADPLSVAFRAFVLLSAALTVLMSIRYIDRTSLTTAEFYELLLGAVLGAMLLSGASEMVMIFVALELLSITSYLLAGYTKLDKRSNEASLKYLLIGSASSGIFLYGLSLLYGFSGGQTRLLEIAPRIVDLGFPALLSLVLVVAGICFKIAAVPFHQWTPDVYEGSPTPVVAFLSVGSKAAGFALAIRFLTSAYPAFTGQWQTLFVLLAILSMVLGNVVAIAQTSMKRMLAYSSIAQAGYVMIGLAIGTPQGYSSMIIYIGTYLFMNLGAFMAVVLFSLRTGTDEITAYSGLYQKDPFLTLVLSLCLLSLAGIPPLAGFFGKLYLFWAAVQSQAYTLVFFGLVTSVASIYYYVRVVKLMLVKEPSPQVLAYGAGDGGDSEGIQPLKAGMLITTIATVVLGIFFPTLISLTDTSLRATPSLTPANRAASVSQLPVHAAPAAYRR